The window ATGGCACCCAGCCTGCTTACCCCACCTATGGGCAGCAGCCAGCAACCGCCGCACCTGCGAGGTAATGACATGCTTACCTGTTGCTAGTCTCTTGTAAAGCACCAGTGTCAGACTGTTAGAATACTACATGCTTTGGGGGTTAGAGAATAGACACATGCAGAAACCTGTTGTTTAATTCCATGGGAATTTTAACACagcatatgatttttcttttagagaAGTAGCCTCCCATTCATATGTTGTGAGCACTGCAACCCTTGAGGGTATTACAGTTGTGCTCAAGGACTTTTCTAAGTCTtaaattcaggagaaaaaaaaaaaacaacacttgtGCCATTGGGTGATTAAATTGTGTCATGCTCCTAAGCTGGGATTTGTCCTCAGTGGTGAGGGACTTTGGGGGAGTGggttttccccaaatacatgtttTAGAACTGAGAagagtcttttgtttttctcacaATGGGGTAACTGGTAAAATTGTACTTTTAGCCTGTTTGGTTTCACCCATCATTATTATGTGGTTTTCTCCTTTCTGAAAACTGCTAACTGCAACAGGGGTAGTAGCATGTGACCCAGCTGTCTGAACACCACACCTCTTGGGTTTAGAAGGCTATGCTGCTACCTCCATTTGTCTTTAGACTTCCTTGGCAGTTAACAGTATCCTCCACAATTGTGGATGGGCCTTAATTCTAGAGACCTAAAGTCAGGTGTGGCATCAGCTGGGTACAGTAGTGCTATTGACCAGTAGGGTAAGCGATTCCAACCTCCCGTGCCTGGTTAGCAGTGGGTAAACAGTATTACTTGTTGCTTAACAGAGGATTGAAGGTCTTTACTTTAGCCAGTGTACTTGGTGGCTGCTACAGCGTTGAAGGAAGTAAAACTGAATTGAAAGAAAAGCTTGTAGGGAATAAAGGAGAGATCGACTTGTAACCTAGACTTATTGTCTGCTGTAGAGGTAAGAAATTAGCTCGGGCAAAGACTGGTGAAATTGCTTCTGAACTACACAGTGAGTAATCAGGACCAATCAGGGGGTCGTAAGAGTGGCTCATGTTGGAGCAGCCATGAGCCAATTCAGTTTATTAGGGTCTCCCTAGGAACCACTTCAAGTATCTGACTGGTGACCCATGGCACCCCCCATTTCAACAAACTTAAAACCTGTCGGGCAAGTTCTAATGGGCCATTTTTCAGTGTACTTTCTCATTTCAGTAAGTCCTTTGAAGCCAGATGCCTCACTCCAACCAATATTATATCCACCCTATCTCTGGAGTATCTCTGTTGTGATGAGATCAATCACTCTgcctcattttctagtttctgctGAAACTTTTTAAAACAGCCATCGAAACAAAAACCAGCTATCCCTAACATCCTACATCTCCTGTCTCCCTCTTCTTATGGTGACTATTCTCTTCCACTGGGAATAGTGGAATGATTTCTTGGCCCTCTGGAGAATGTCTTGGGGTTGTACTCTGAGCCCAGACAGGCCAGCATTTCATACCAGCTCTCAGGCCTGCCAGCTGCTTAGCACAGCTACAGTAGTTTGGCCAGATTCTACTGTACCTTGAGTGAAAGGCTTAATGAAGAGCTGATAGAAAGTGCTGGCTTTTCCAAGATTTGGATTGGTTATTCGGCCCTTGTGAGAGATGGGCCATATTTCACCTGatccattttattttgtgtgcCCTTGGCTGGTAAACAATTACCCGTTTCCATGACTGCTCTAGAAGGATTTGGGGAGAGACAACCTGTCCCACAATGGTATTGCCATGAGGTGCACTTGAGGCAAGTTTAGATGACCATTAGCAAATTAGTGTCGGTGTCCACTCATCCTATTTCAAATATTGGAGATGGAAagccatttttaaagaaatacattcAAATACCTTTGAACTTGCATAAACATTAATGGAACTGAAAACTTATTGTGAAATCCCCCTTCTCCCTGCTGTCACTTCTTTAGCTGGAAAGAAGCCCTTTCCCATCCAAACCACCTCCCTCTCCAACCCAAAAAACTTAACTACCTTCATCTTAGGGGAAAAGGTAATGTGGCGGAATCAGATCCTTTTGGGAACATTGCCCTCCCTTCCCGGAATATTCCCTTCCAGCAAAAGCATTTATAAACTGGCTCTCAGGAGCCTTCTTATTTCCAAGATGATCCTAAGGATGTGTGCTGCTCATACTTGGAGAGTGCTTTTAGGGGTTTGTAGTAAAGAATGTCCATCAGAAAAGTGGCTTCTTACTTGTACATTTCTCCTTTTAGACCCCAGGATGGTAGCAAGCCCGCTGAGACTAGTCAGCCTCAATCTAGTACAGCAGGCTACAGCCAGCCCAGCCTAGGATATGGACAGAGCAACTACAGTTACCCACAGGTGCCCGGCAGCTACCCCATGCAGCCTGTCACCGCACCACCATCCTATCCTCCAACCAGGTAACTTTTGGGGTGTGGCCAAACATGGCTTCTCTCGTCCCCAGGGATGACTTGTTTTCTGAAACTCACAGATGAGTCCCACACTATTGTGTTTGCTTAAAAAAAGGATTGTAAAACAATAACGATAAGGatgatgacaacaacaataatcagagggtgggggtggggatggggagacaACTACGTGCACAAACAGAGCAATTAGAGATTTACTGGTGTTCCTGTCCTGTTCTCcttttgtttgcttaattttattGTTGGAGCTGGGATGGATCTTGAGCCCAGGAGCTCCCTCTGCCTTTTGGCTATAGATCCTTCGCAGAAtgttgttttaaatgcataaaatgaaaaaatagaagatataaaAGAGGCCAATAACATTAAGCCACAGATGttattttttcccccccccccaaagttaCAAAAACTTTGAAGTTGAAATGTAGCCATTAACCTCTTAGGTCACAATCCTTCATCTAGACCAATTCTTGTTTTACAAAGTGATTGAAACATGGGAAGTAAAAGCAATCAAGTAATTTTGCTCTTTAGAATTCTGGTAAAAAGATTATATGAGGAAACTTGCCTCaaaggggggaaattttatattagcattttctatttttgttgatCATGGAATTTTTTTAGGTCTTGTttctgttgctgctgctcttccCAACTCACTTTGTGCCTAAATTTTTGATTGCTGCATATCGGTGTGTTTTTATTTGCGCTATTTTCTTGACATTCAAGTTCTTGCATTTAGCACTTGTTAAGCATCTATTTAGAGACAGAGCAGTGAGACTTTTGAGAGTCTTTAAAAGAGTATCTGATTTCTGTGCTCACAGCCTTGAGAGTCCTTTGTAGCCATTCGGGGGCAGGGGTATTAAAGAGCAATCTACCAAATGCCTGGTGTGCCCAGTCTGGGCAGCTACTGAGGCTGGCACTGCACTACTGATTGTGGCCTGGAACCTCACGAGGTTTGGGTTCGAGACTTCCATGGCCCAGCTTCAGTGCTAGTCCTGATTTTTCCTTGGTAGTGATTTAAGGGTGCTTCTGAGGTCTGTTTGCTTCAGGGATAGATTTTAATATCCTACAAATGGACTGTCCCTGACTTTCTTTGAAATGTGGTTGGGTTGTGGTCCTAATTTGAGTAGGAGGTTTCCTATTCGTTCCAGTAAATGAGTGACATtgctgctttctttttaaaaaaaaaaaaaaaaaaaacttttaatttttgtctttcagCTATTCCTCTACCCAGCCGACTAGTTACGATCAGAGCAGTTACTCCCAGCAGAATACCTATGGGCAGCAGAGCAGCTATGGACAGCAGAGTAGCTATGGTCAACAGAGCAGCTATGGGCAGCAGCCCCCCACTAGTTATCCCCCCCAAACTGGATCCTACAGCCAGGCTCCAAGTCAATATAGCCAACAGAGCAGCAGCTACGGGCAGCAGAGTGAGTTATTTGGAGAACATGAGcgtctcagggttgttgtaaattCCCGGACTGGGCTGGCTATTATGTGGGTCACTCAGGTGGCTCCAAGAATGGATCCTATGCTTGTCTTATATGGCATCTGGAGAATTTCCCTGTTAGCTTGTATTATATCTTGCCAAGAAAGGGCAGAGGAGATCATTATGACACAAAGTGTTTGAAGGAGACCAGCATTCTTTGCCACCTCACCTGCCTGGGGGAGTGGACATTTATTTATGAGGCTGGTGATATTTATTGAGTAATCTAGACAGGGTTTTGGGAAAGTTCCCACAGTATTTGTATCACTTTATAAAAGGGGTTTTGTTTTGGAGAACGAGTGATTCCTCATTTTGGAAATGTCACTGCAAACTACAGATTAACTCAGTGTTtccattgtaaaatatttttctgccAGCAATTTTTTTGTCCCATTAAGTGAAATTCCATCTTCATGTCCTGAATTCTGCTTATACCCCAGTTAAGTTACAAGTTTATCAGATGCCCTTAAGTGTGAGGAAACCTACACTTTTTCCCTCTTGGAAGGTTTGGGGTGATTGAGCTAGGTTTTTGACCCATGCCCTTTGAAACAGCATTTCCCCGCCCCCCAACTTGTGACACTGAAGCCATATATTGGCACGTGGAAGGTTTGCAGCCGTGAACCCAGCTCTCGTTTCTCCTTGTACCTGGGGTTCCTCTGAGGAAGGTCACCACTGAGGGGACTTGAGATTTTGTGACCTCGCGGTCTCCTAGGCCGAGCCCTCAGCTGACAGTGTGACAGTTCCCTGACTCTGAAGAAAGGGCAGTGAACTGAAGCAGAGTAGGCAGTGCCAGGAGACTGCTCTGAGCCTTACCAGTGTGACTTTCTCTTCAGGTGCGTTCCGGCAGGACCATCCCAGTAGCATGGGTGTATATGGGCAGGAGTCTGGAGGCTTTTCCGGACCTGGAGAAAACCGGAGCATGAGTGGCCCTGATAACCGGGGCAGGGGAAGAGGGGGATTTGATCGTGGAGGCATGAGCAGAGGTGggcggggaggaggaggaggaggacgcgGTGGAATGGGGTAAGAGCAAACCTTTTCTCCTTTTACCTAATTGTGTTTCATCCATAGGATTTTCAGTGGAAAGAAGGGActgaaagatataagaaaaaattaaatctacATTTCCATGGACAATCTGTTGATCTCAAGTCATCTTCCAAAGCATGGAAATGGCATCTTGGTGGCAGAAATGGCAGTATGCGTTTATCCTGCCAGTATAGCCCTTTGGGTTGGGGAGGGGCGGCAATGGTTTGGAACCTAGAACTTTCAGTTCCCTTCATGGTTAACTACAGAGGTATCAAAATGTCCTCTGCGGGTACTAGAGCTCTGGGATGGAACACACACAAACCTTCTAACAATCCTAGGTTTAACTGATTGCCTCTGAGTGCGTGTCTTGAAATGTCCGATGTGTGTGTAAATAAGTATATAGAGATACTAGATACTGCAGAACTCTGATGTCACCTGTTTTAAGCGGAAGTTTGTCCCCAACATCCATTTGTGTTAAAAAATACAAGAGTTACTGGAACACTGTTGGGTGAAGATCCAGGTCAGCTAAGCGATACCACTGAAAACGTGGCCATAAGGTGAAGGATCCAAATGTTAGAGAGATTTAGTTGGTCTCAGTGATTTCAGGACTGCTCCCCATTGGAGCCGGGGAGATCCCCAAAGCAGTTTGGCCGTCTTGATCGATGGCACAATCTGATTTAGCAGAACTTGTTTGTTTCTATTGATAATGTTATAGCCctgctccccctctcccctcccccgccccaaTCCCACCCCTCCCCCTTCTGGTGTCTGTGCTTTAATGAAGGTGAGGATGGTACATTAATATTGGTGCTTAATGTTAATATACAGAAGGCATAGCTCTGTGTGTGTTCTGTCCCTACGTAAACTAGTTAAAAGTTATGCAGAGTGTCGTCCAAAGTACGTATTGGAGGCCGCTGTCTCTGTCCGTGCCGGCTTAAAGCAAAATTGAGTTATTTTCCAAATTAATGCAGACTTCCCAATTAGAATAAAGAAACAGCTAATCTTTGATTCTTGCCACACATCCCAGTGATCGATGCCTTGATGGGTAGAAGCTAATGGAAAAAAGTATTCACCTTGGCATTCTGCATAACTTTAACGGAAAGTAAAATCTGAAGGTTGTGGTGAAATCTTTATTGGAGGCGACAAATTGAGATTTGGACAAATAAATGCACAGAGATTTGGGGCTGTTTCATTTGAACCCAAAGAAAATCTTGACCaatatggggggagggggacggGACCTCCTCACGTCCCATTGTAAAGGTTTCACCTCTTTGATGAATGTTCTAAAGTAGACCTAGACACTTGAAATGACTATCATCACGTCTCTAATCCCCTAGAAATTTTGGTGCTTTTTTTGATTGCCAACAAAATTCtcaagttgttatttttttcattttaatgctaTTAGAAGTAAAGTAGACTTGACTAATAAAGGGAGCCCCTCTTTGTGGACGTAGTTTGTCTACGACCAGAGCCATAGAACAGAGCCTGGCTTTCCCCACGGGTTTCCCACTAGACTGAAGCAGTCTGTGGGGCCGTAGGGGCAGGATAGGGGACCTCCCCCCCTTTTTCGTGGTGTGGTGATGGCTTTCAGTGTCTTCTGCAGGTAAGGCACTCAATGTTGTTAACATGCCCTTTTTCATTGCCTCAgtattttgatattttcattgGCTGTTAAACGTGGAAACTTTTTAACATGCTTTGTCGCATTTATATGCTACAGGTTACAAAGTGAGAGCCTTGTATACACTTCAATACTTAAAAAGTACCCGTACTCAGTACTCAGCCGGCAGCATAATGAAAAGTGGGACTAGACACGGTGTCCatatggagaggaaaaaatatacatagaatattttaaacaaaatgtatTCATTGTATAAATGGAATCCTTCTGTAACTTTGGTAATGCATACTTGTTGTTTGGTAATGAAAACAGAGGAGGTATAATACTCTAGAATTGTGTAAAATTAAAGTGTAAACTTTTGtgtttaaaaagagagaacattttaTGGTGTGTatttttaagaaaggaaacaaagctGCATGCAACAGcttgaaattgtatttttaaaatccttggtATTAAAGGTGCAATACTGGCTAGAAAAACCTAGCGAGAACAGCTTCTCTGCCCAAACTCTTGTCTCTTCCTCCCCTTAATTCAGGGCGGTGACTTAAGACTGCCATACGTGAAGAATTGGATTGACTCTGACCTAAATGTCTGTAAAGCTGTACCCCCAGTCCATTGAGCCTTGGCCTTGTTTGTAAACTCTCCTTCCACAAAGACTGTTATATCCATCAATAACCTGAATTGTATGGCTTCATGCTGAAGATTTGATGGAAGTGCCCTCTGATGTGTGTTGTAGGCATTTGATGTGGTTGTCTCCTGCTTTATTAAACTGTTAACTGGTTAGGGAGCCCCGAGGCTCAGTTGACGCTCCCCTTGGGAGAAAGCGGGGGTGCACCTTTATGCACATAGCAGAAAGAGAGGGTTCAGCAAAACGTTGCCCCgagtttctccttcctccttcctcctaagCCCCGTTGTCCAGCTGATGATTTTTGTCTTCCTCGTTTGCCAAGTATTGCACTATTAATACCCACCCCCCAGAACTGAAAGGGCCAGCCAGACTGGTGTGTAAGATCAGACAAGCAAGGTTGTGTATAAAGAGCAAGCTGAGCTGCCCGGAGCGAGGCCTAGTGACAAGCTGAGAGAGATGCATTGTTTGGAGATGGGGTTAGCCAGTGCCCTTCTTCCCACGAGCCCCCGGGGCTCCGAGCGGCACTGGCTTTGTAAAGGGAAAGGCCTTCATTTCTTCGTTTATCCCCCCAGCAGCGCTGGAGAGCGAGGTGGCTTCAATAAGCCTGGTGGTAAGTTTTTGAGTATTACAATGgatagtgtttaaaaaaaaaaaaaaaatgcagtcagttcttagaaaaatatgatttttgttagtttccTAAATGGTTTTAAAAATGGCCTATACAACAAGACTGTAATGGGTACTGCCGGCATTGCATTAGGGGTAATAAGGTTAACCTATGGTTACAAAACAAAGGGTAACTTGAAGTATTGAGCGACTGCTTCTGTAATTTGGGGGAACAGACATTTTTACAATTTGGTTTATTTGGAGGAGAAAAGTTAATTTAAACTTAACACTGATTGGCACTTTAAGCATTAAACAGGGTAATATCGGTTAATGGTTTAAAAGCAaacttgttttaaagaaaaaaaaaaagccctagcCCTCTGATCACCAATGTTAAAAGGGGCACTGCTGCTTTTTGGCAGTGCGGGTCAATTGGAGTTTAATGAAGCCCCATCACatggtggtgtagtagatagtgATGTGTGTTTGTAAGGTGTGCGGCTTGCAAGGCGTGCACTAACGAGCCTCTGTGTGCTCTTTCCTGATTGGCAGGACCTATGGAAGAAGGACCAGACCTTGACTTAGGTAACTTGGACTCTTTGGGCCTGTTTCTACTCTCCTTCATGGTGCAGGGTTTGGTGGCTTGGTGAATTTTGCTCCTGTGACCTCAGGGCCACTCACGAGCTTCTTAATTATCCCTTTTACTGGCTTAAGGCCTCTTAATGAGTCAGACTTTCAGGGTTGGAGGGAGGCTTCAGATGATCCGATCCAGTCCCGCCCTGAGGCATGAAATCTTTGCCCACTAGAGTGCTTCTGATCGGGGCTGATGGGCAGATACCTACTGGCCTGTCCCACATTTCAGCGGGAACTAGGTCTGCTGATTTGTGTTGGCTTTTACATTTTAGGCCCACCTGTAGATCCCGATGAAGACTCCGAAAACAGTGCAATTTATGTACAGGGACTGAATGAAAACGTGACTGTTGACGAGCTGGCAGACTTCTTCAAACAGTGTGGGGTTGTCAAGGTGGGTAAAAACTTGGTCTCTCCCAACTCTGCCTGCTTGGCAGTAAGAACGGAAGCTGCTTCTTCTCAGGGATGACCCAAGGCTCTCAGAATGAGGAGGCCTAGATTCAGATTGCAGCAGTGGCTGCTTTCATCATATTTGGATTTCTAAATATGGAGTTTTCTATTGTTTATGTGGAGCTCAGTATTGCTTATACAATAAAGCCTCAGGAGGAGGAGAGGGTATTTACTGCCAAACATAAATTCATCTTTAAACACCATAGActgtatata of the Sarcophilus harrisii chromosome 1, mSarHar1.11, whole genome shotgun sequence genome contains:
- the EWSR1 gene encoding RNA-binding protein EWS isoform X4, translating into MASTDYSTYSQAAAQQGYSAYAAQPAQGYAQTTQAYGQQSYGTYGQPTDVSYTQAQTTATYGQTAYATSYGQPPTGYTTPTAPQAYSQPVQGYGTGAYDTTTATVTTTQASYAAQSAYGTQPAYPTYGQQPATAAPARPQDGSKPAETSQPQSSTAGYSQPSLGYGQSNYSYPQVPGSYPMQPVTAPPSYPPTSYSSTQPTSYDQSSYSQQNTYGQQSSYGQQSSYGQQSSYGQQPPTSYPPQTGSYSQAPSQYSQQSSSYGQQSAFRQDHPSSMGVYGQESGGFSGPGENRSMSGPDNRGRGRGGFDRGGMSRGGRGGGGGGRGGMGLQSESLVYTSILKKYPYSVLSRQHNEKWD
- the EWSR1 gene encoding RNA-binding protein EWS isoform X3, producing MASTDYSTYSQAAAQQGYSAYAAQPAQGYAQTTQAYGQQSYGTYGQPTDVSYTQAQTTATYGQTAYATSYGQPPTGYTTPTAPQAYSQPVQGYGTGAYDTTTATVTTTQASYAAQSAYGTQPAYPTYGQQPATAAPARPQDGSKPAETSQPQSSTAGYSQPSLGYGQSNYSYPQVPGSYPMQPVTAPPSYPPTSYSSTQPTSYDQSSYSQQNTYGQQSSYGQQSSYGQQSSYGQQPPTSYPPQTGSYSQAPSQYSQQSSSYGQQSAFRQDHPSSMGVYGQESGGFSGPGENRSMSGPDNRGRGRGGFDRGGMSRGGRGGGGGGRGGMGTYGRRTRP